One Helianthus annuus cultivar XRQ/B chromosome 7, HanXRQr2.0-SUNRISE, whole genome shotgun sequence genomic region harbors:
- the LOC110867119 gene encoding uncharacterized protein LOC110867119, with the protein MRLNAEDIHNIAVEVAKVMKNAQTGNVNQSGERHEESSAASTPVQREGMGERKNTIATTPLEGKGEYSKAKECTYKHFMSCKPQSFDGRKGALEAQDWLNRMESVLDICECDDRNKVRFAVHMFEAEALHWWNIVVRTEGKEKVKEMKWEEFIHKFLAKYCPPSETEQLEVEFFQLKMGNKTYREYVSRFNDISRLVSYLVLTEEQLINRFIWGLPSEMRVFIKSKSPKTFAETVEAGVVMAAEMILRQAESPAPKKKVGRKKGGHPE; encoded by the coding sequence ATGCGTCTAAATGCTGAGGATATCCACAATATAGCTGTGGAAGTGGCTAAGGTAATGAAGAATGCACAAACCGGTAATGTTAACCAATCTGGAGAACGACATGAAGAAAGCTCAGCAGCCTCCACGCCAGTACAAAGGGAAGGAATGGGCGAAAGGAAAAACACTATTGCAACCACGCCACTAGAAGGAAAAGGTGAATATTCCAAAGCAAAGGAATGTACTTATAAGCACTTCATGTCCTGTAAACCTCAATCCTTTGACGGAAGAAAGGGAGCACTAGAAGCTCAAGACtggctcaacagaatggagtcagtATTAGACATATGTGAGTGTGATGACCGCAACAAAGTACGGTTCGCCGTACATATGTTTGAAGCTGAAGCCCTTCACTGGTGGAACATTGTGGTCCGAACAGAGGGAAAAGAAAAGGTTAAGGAGATGAAGTGGGAGGAGTTTATTCATAAGTTTCTTGCTAAGTATTGTCCTCCCAGTGAGACCGAGCAACTGGAAGTAGAATTCTTTCAGttaaaaatgggaaataaaacctaTCGAGAGTATGTTTCTCGTTTCAACGACATATCTCGACTGGTTTCTTATTTAGTATTGACTGAGGAACAACTGATCAATAGGTTTATTTGGGGTCTACCCTCTGAAATGAGGGTGTTTATCAAATCCAAATCCCCCAAGACTTTTGCAGAAACTGTTGAGGCTGGCGTCGTCATGGCTGCCGAGATGATTCTGCGGCAGGCTGAATCTCCCGCACCAAAAAAGAAAGTGGGAAGAAAGAAAGGGGGACACCCGGAATAA